A genomic region of Gossypium hirsutum isolate 1008001.06 chromosome D01, Gossypium_hirsutum_v2.1, whole genome shotgun sequence contains the following coding sequences:
- the LOC107933107 gene encoding protein MEI2-like 4 isoform X4, with product MPSETMDFQTFSDDILFPTGRQVGFWKSDPMLEQRACKKPITSTMEKIMPVESQVTRYLEHTESFTKQNREANLSVDSRTVGAERVSNQSLKLLKPVSQGLGTTLSFGGENGFHSDEGNKVNTVTSLSENSLFSSSFSEFFTRKLRLSSNNALYGNSIDTVASDYEEEEPLESLEELEAQTIGNLLPDDDDLFSGVTEGLDSIVQPNGTEDAEELDVFSSIGGMDLGDDGPGVRKNYEFPEKSHPGLLNGSVAGEHPSRTLFVRNINSNVEDSELKAVFELYGEIRALDSACKHRGFVMISYFDIRAAQKAIEALQDRPLRSRKLDIHYSIPKDNPLENEENQGTLVVFNLNSTVSNDEIRCIFGAYGEIKEIYETPKKSQHKFIEFYDVRASEAALHALNKTEIAGNLVEIQLSYPESLRRCSVQQVPSAGKDECYPYEHAYSPSNDANLAFSVTAVGANSSNNMDIGTRSGLNSAIKAPFLEPTVHHGISTGVSNSLTSMVRAGSIGNQSVIAESDHLQMKFDIQGAPAFYPYSLPEYQNGLSRAIHSSSKPLEIIDNKSFSLVSSTGHSFEYRNAGFPSAGNGSHLPGRHCSWSNSYHPEPPSMMWPNSPSMVNGIYAARPSAQLHGLPTAHTLNTGVPVINYHVGSAPTVNPSLWDRRHAYGGESPKASSFHLGSLGSMRGLQLLHSRSPLYNGRENIFPITKSAGSPHEHARSRRNEGSINGADKKQYELDIERIIRGEDKRTTLMLKNIPNKYTSKMLLAAIDERSGGTYDFVYLPIDFKNKCNVGYAFINMIEPSQVITFYQAFNGKKWEKFNSEKVASLAYARIQGKAALIAHFQNSSLMNEDKRCRPILFNTDGPNAGDQVPFPVRVNVRTRSGKAARSSNNEENNPESPSNSENEANSSN from the exons ATGCCGTCTGAAACAATGGACTTTCAGACTTTCTCTGATGATATACTTTTTCCCACTGGG CGGCAGGTTGGGTTTTGGAAGTCTGACCCCATGCTTGAGCAGCGAG CATGCAAGAAACCGATCACTTCAACCATGGAGAAAATCATGCCTGTGGAAAGTCAGGTTACACGATATCTAGAGCATACCGAGTCTTTCACCAAGCAAAATCGGGAAGCAAATCTAAGCGTAGATAGCCGTACGGTGGGAGCAGAAAGAGTATCGAATCAATCACTAAAGTTGTTGAAACCTGTTAGCCAAGGTCTAGGAACAACATTGAGTTTTGGTGGAGAGAATGGATTTCATTCTGATGAAGGAAACAAAGTTAATACTGTGACTTCCCTGTCTGAGAACAGTCTATTCTCGAGCTCATTTTCGGAGTTCTTCACTCGGAAAT TGAGATTATCTTCAAACAATGCTCTGTATGGAAATTCGATTGATACTGTTGCCTCAGACTATGAGGAAGAGGAACCATTGGAGTCACTTGAAGAACTTGAGGCTCAAACCATTGGAAACCTTCTACCTGATGACGATGACTTGTTTTCGGGAGTGACTGAAGGACTTGATTCTATTGTCCAACCAAATGGTACAGAGGATGCAGAAGAGTTAGATGTTTTTAGCAGTATTGGAGGGATGGATTTAGGAGATGATGGTCCCGGTGTTCGAAAAAATTACGAGTTCCCTGAGAAAAGTCACCCGGGGTTATTGAATGGTTCAGTAGCAGGAGAACATCCTTCTAGAACACTGTTTGTGAGAAACATAAACAGTAATGTTGAAGATTCTGAATTAAAGGCTGTTTTCGAG CTATATGGTGAAATTCGCGCTCTTGACTCGGCTTGCAAGCATCGTGGTTTTGTTATGATCTCGTATTTTGATATTAGAGCAGCACAAAAGGCAATTGAAGCACTCCAAGATAGACCATTGAGGTCCAGGAAACTCGACATTCATTACTCGATTCCAAAG GACAATCCTTTGGAGAACGAAGAAAATCAAGGCACTCTAGTTGTGTTTAACCTTAATTCAACTGTTTCAAATGATGAAATTCGTTGCATATTTGGTGCTTACGGAGAAATCAAAGAG ATCTATGAAACACCGAAAAAAAGTCAACACAAATTCATTGAGTTTTATGATGTCAGAGCTTCCGAGGCTGCTCTTCATGCATTGAACAAGACTGAAATTGCTGGGAATCTCGTTGAGATTCAGCTTAGCTATCCTGAGAGTTTGAGAAGATG TTCAGTGCAACAGGTTCCTTCAGCAGGAAAGGATGAATGCTACCCTTACGAGCATGCATATAGTCCCTCTAATGATGCAAATTTGGCATTTTCCG TGACTGCAGTTGGGGCAAACTCGTCAAACAACATGGATATTGGAACTAGGTCGGGGTTGAACTCTGCTATAAAAGCCCCATTTTTGGAACCAACTGTTCATCATGGTATCTCTACTGGTGTTTCTAACAGTTTAACCTCCATGGTTAGAGCGGGATCAATTGGCAATCAATCTGTCATTGCTGAGTCGGATCACTTGCAAATGAAATTTGACATCCAAGGTGCTCCAGCTTTTTATCCTTATTCGCTACCGGAGTATCAAAACGGTTTAAGTAGAGCTATTCATTCAAGTTCCAAACCACTGGAAATAATCGATAATAAGTCGTTTTCCTTAGTTAGCTCAACGGGGCACTCATTTGAATACCGTAATGCAG GTTTTCCATCTGCCGGAAACGGGAGCCACCTTCCTGGACGTCATTGTTCGTGGAGTAACTCTTATCACCCCGAGCCTCCAAGTATGATGTGGCCTAACTCACCTTCCATGGTTAATGGAATTTATGCTGCTCGTCCCTCGGCACAGCTTCATGGACTTCCTACGGCTCACACGCTGAACACTGGTGTACCCGTAATTAACTACCATGTTGGATCGGCACCAACTGTTAATCCATCTCTTTGGGACCGGCGACATGCTTATGGAGGCGAATCTCCCAAGGCTTCTAGTTTTCATCTGGGTTCTCTTGGTAGTATGAGAG GACTGCAATTGCTTCACTCCAGGTCCCCATTATATAACGGAAGAGAGAACATCTTTCCGATTACGAAATCAGCTGGTTCTCCCCATGAACATGCTAGAAGCCGGAGGAATGAGGGCAGTATTAATGGGGCTGACAAGAAGCAGTACGAGCTTGATATCGAACGTATAATACGAGGGGAAGACAAGCGGACAACACTCATGTTGAAGAACATTCCTAACAA GTACACCTCGAAGATGCTTTTGGCTGCAATTGATGAACGCAGTGGAGGAACATATGATTTTGTTTATTTGCCGATCGATTTCAAG AATAAATGCAATGTGGGATATGCATTTATAAACATGATCGAACCGAGCCAAGTCATTACGTTTTATCAG GCATTCAATGGGAAAAAATGGGAGAAATTCAACAGCGAGAAGGTGGCTTCGCTTGCGTATGCTCGTATACAAGGGAAAGCAGCCCTTATTGCACATTTTCAGAACTCGAGCTTGATGAACGAAGACAAGAGATGCCGACCTATACTCTTTAACACCGACGGCCCTAATGCCGGTGATCAG GTGCCGTTTCCGGTAAGGGTTAATGTTCGAACTAGATCTGGAAAAGCAGCTCGTTCCTCTAACAATGAGGAGAATAATCCAGAAAGCCCTTCAAATTCGGAAAACGAAGCGAATTCATCTAACTGA
- the LOC107933107 gene encoding protein MEI2-like 4 isoform X7, translated as MPSETMDFQTFSDDILFPTGRQVGFWKSDPMLEQRACKKPITSTMEKIMPVESQVTRYLEHTESFTKQNREANLSVDSRTVGAERVSNQSLKLLKPVSQGLGTTLSFGGENGFHSDEGNKVNTVTSLSENSLFSSSFSEFFTRKLRLSSNNALYGNSIDTVASDYEEEEPLESLEELEAQTIGNLLPDDDDLFSGVTEGLDSIVQPNGTEDAEELDVFSSIGGMDLGDDGPGVRKNYEFPEKSHPGLLNGSVAGEHPSRTLFVRNINSNVEDSELKAVFELYGEIRALDSACKHRGFVMISYFDIRAAQKAIEALQDRPLRSRKLDIHYSIPKDNPLENEENQGTLVVFNLNSTVSNDEIRCIFGAYGEIKEIYETPKKSQHKFIEFYDVRASEAALHALNKTEIAGNLVEIQLSYPESLRRCSVQQVPSAGKDECYPYEHAYSPSNDANLAFSVGANSSNNMDIGTRSGLNSAIKAPFLEPTVHHGISTGVSNSLTSMVRAGSIGNQSVIAESDHLQMKFDIQGAPAFYPYSLPEYQNGLSRAIHSSSKPLEIIDNKSFSLVSSTGHSFEYRNAGFPSAGNGSHLPGRHCSWSNSYHPEPPSMMWPNSPSMVNGIYAARPSAQLHGLPTAHTLNTGVPVINYHVGSAPTVNPSLWDRRHAYGGESPKASSFHLGSLGLQLLHSRSPLYNGRENIFPITKSAGSPHEHARSRRNEGSINGADKKQYELDIERIIRGEDKRTTLMLKNIPNKYTSKMLLAAIDERSGGTYDFVYLPIDFKNKCNVGYAFINMIEPSQVITFYQAFNGKKWEKFNSEKVASLAYARIQGKAALIAHFQNSSLMNEDKRCRPILFNTDGPNAGDQVPFPVRVNVRTRSGKAARSSNNEENNPESPSNSENEANSSN; from the exons ATGCCGTCTGAAACAATGGACTTTCAGACTTTCTCTGATGATATACTTTTTCCCACTGGG CGGCAGGTTGGGTTTTGGAAGTCTGACCCCATGCTTGAGCAGCGAG CATGCAAGAAACCGATCACTTCAACCATGGAGAAAATCATGCCTGTGGAAAGTCAGGTTACACGATATCTAGAGCATACCGAGTCTTTCACCAAGCAAAATCGGGAAGCAAATCTAAGCGTAGATAGCCGTACGGTGGGAGCAGAAAGAGTATCGAATCAATCACTAAAGTTGTTGAAACCTGTTAGCCAAGGTCTAGGAACAACATTGAGTTTTGGTGGAGAGAATGGATTTCATTCTGATGAAGGAAACAAAGTTAATACTGTGACTTCCCTGTCTGAGAACAGTCTATTCTCGAGCTCATTTTCGGAGTTCTTCACTCGGAAAT TGAGATTATCTTCAAACAATGCTCTGTATGGAAATTCGATTGATACTGTTGCCTCAGACTATGAGGAAGAGGAACCATTGGAGTCACTTGAAGAACTTGAGGCTCAAACCATTGGAAACCTTCTACCTGATGACGATGACTTGTTTTCGGGAGTGACTGAAGGACTTGATTCTATTGTCCAACCAAATGGTACAGAGGATGCAGAAGAGTTAGATGTTTTTAGCAGTATTGGAGGGATGGATTTAGGAGATGATGGTCCCGGTGTTCGAAAAAATTACGAGTTCCCTGAGAAAAGTCACCCGGGGTTATTGAATGGTTCAGTAGCAGGAGAACATCCTTCTAGAACACTGTTTGTGAGAAACATAAACAGTAATGTTGAAGATTCTGAATTAAAGGCTGTTTTCGAG CTATATGGTGAAATTCGCGCTCTTGACTCGGCTTGCAAGCATCGTGGTTTTGTTATGATCTCGTATTTTGATATTAGAGCAGCACAAAAGGCAATTGAAGCACTCCAAGATAGACCATTGAGGTCCAGGAAACTCGACATTCATTACTCGATTCCAAAG GACAATCCTTTGGAGAACGAAGAAAATCAAGGCACTCTAGTTGTGTTTAACCTTAATTCAACTGTTTCAAATGATGAAATTCGTTGCATATTTGGTGCTTACGGAGAAATCAAAGAG ATCTATGAAACACCGAAAAAAAGTCAACACAAATTCATTGAGTTTTATGATGTCAGAGCTTCCGAGGCTGCTCTTCATGCATTGAACAAGACTGAAATTGCTGGGAATCTCGTTGAGATTCAGCTTAGCTATCCTGAGAGTTTGAGAAGATG TTCAGTGCAACAGGTTCCTTCAGCAGGAAAGGATGAATGCTACCCTTACGAGCATGCATATAGTCCCTCTAATGATGCAAATTTGGCATTTTCCG TTGGGGCAAACTCGTCAAACAACATGGATATTGGAACTAGGTCGGGGTTGAACTCTGCTATAAAAGCCCCATTTTTGGAACCAACTGTTCATCATGGTATCTCTACTGGTGTTTCTAACAGTTTAACCTCCATGGTTAGAGCGGGATCAATTGGCAATCAATCTGTCATTGCTGAGTCGGATCACTTGCAAATGAAATTTGACATCCAAGGTGCTCCAGCTTTTTATCCTTATTCGCTACCGGAGTATCAAAACGGTTTAAGTAGAGCTATTCATTCAAGTTCCAAACCACTGGAAATAATCGATAATAAGTCGTTTTCCTTAGTTAGCTCAACGGGGCACTCATTTGAATACCGTAATGCAG GTTTTCCATCTGCCGGAAACGGGAGCCACCTTCCTGGACGTCATTGTTCGTGGAGTAACTCTTATCACCCCGAGCCTCCAAGTATGATGTGGCCTAACTCACCTTCCATGGTTAATGGAATTTATGCTGCTCGTCCCTCGGCACAGCTTCATGGACTTCCTACGGCTCACACGCTGAACACTGGTGTACCCGTAATTAACTACCATGTTGGATCGGCACCAACTGTTAATCCATCTCTTTGGGACCGGCGACATGCTTATGGAGGCGAATCTCCCAAGGCTTCTAGTTTTCATCTGGGTTCTCTTG GACTGCAATTGCTTCACTCCAGGTCCCCATTATATAACGGAAGAGAGAACATCTTTCCGATTACGAAATCAGCTGGTTCTCCCCATGAACATGCTAGAAGCCGGAGGAATGAGGGCAGTATTAATGGGGCTGACAAGAAGCAGTACGAGCTTGATATCGAACGTATAATACGAGGGGAAGACAAGCGGACAACACTCATGTTGAAGAACATTCCTAACAA GTACACCTCGAAGATGCTTTTGGCTGCAATTGATGAACGCAGTGGAGGAACATATGATTTTGTTTATTTGCCGATCGATTTCAAG AATAAATGCAATGTGGGATATGCATTTATAAACATGATCGAACCGAGCCAAGTCATTACGTTTTATCAG GCATTCAATGGGAAAAAATGGGAGAAATTCAACAGCGAGAAGGTGGCTTCGCTTGCGTATGCTCGTATACAAGGGAAAGCAGCCCTTATTGCACATTTTCAGAACTCGAGCTTGATGAACGAAGACAAGAGATGCCGACCTATACTCTTTAACACCGACGGCCCTAATGCCGGTGATCAG GTGCCGTTTCCGGTAAGGGTTAATGTTCGAACTAGATCTGGAAAAGCAGCTCGTTCCTCTAACAATGAGGAGAATAATCCAGAAAGCCCTTCAAATTCGGAAAACGAAGCGAATTCATCTAACTGA
- the LOC107933107 gene encoding protein MEI2-like 4 isoform X6: MPSETMDFQTFSDDILFPTGRQVGFWKSDPMLEQRACKKPITSTMEKIMPVESQVTRYLEHTESFTKQNREANLSVDSRTVGAERVSNQSLKLLKPVSQGLGTTLSFGGENGFHSDEGNKVNTVTSLSENSLFSSSFSEFFTRKLRLSSNNALYGNSIDTVASDYEEEEPLESLEELEAQTIGNLLPDDDDLFSGVTEGLDSIVQPNGTEDAEELDVFSSIGGMDLGDDGPGVRKNYEFPEKSHPGLLNGSVAGEHPSRTLFVRNINSNVEDSELKAVFELYGEIRALDSACKHRGFVMISYFDIRAAQKAIEALQDRPLRSRKLDIHYSIPKDNPLENEENQGTLVVFNLNSTVSNDEIRCIFGAYGEIKEIYETPKKSQHKFIEFYDVRASEAALHALNKTEIAGNLVEIQLSYPESLRRCSVQQVPSAGKDECYPYEHAYSPSNDANLAFSVGANSSNNMDIGTRSGLNSAIKAPFLEPTVHHGISTGVSNSLTSMVRAGSIGNQSVIAESDHLQMKFDIQGAPAFYPYSLPEYQNGLSRAIHSSSKPLEIIDNKSFSLVSSTGHSFEYRNAGFPSAGNGSHLPGRHCSWSNSYHPEPPSMMWPNSPSMVNGIYAARPSAQLHGLPTAHTLNTGVPVINYHVGSAPTVNPSLWDRRHAYGGESPKASSFHLGSLGSMRGLQLLHSRSPLYNGRENIFPITKSAGSPHEHARSRRNEGSINGADKKQYELDIERIIRGEDKRTTLMLKNIPNKYTSKMLLAAIDERSGGTYDFVYLPIDFKNKCNVGYAFINMIEPSQVITFYQAFNGKKWEKFNSEKVASLAYARIQGKAALIAHFQNSSLMNEDKRCRPILFNTDGPNAGDQVPFPVRVNVRTRSGKAARSSNNEENNPESPSNSENEANSSN, from the exons ATGCCGTCTGAAACAATGGACTTTCAGACTTTCTCTGATGATATACTTTTTCCCACTGGG CGGCAGGTTGGGTTTTGGAAGTCTGACCCCATGCTTGAGCAGCGAG CATGCAAGAAACCGATCACTTCAACCATGGAGAAAATCATGCCTGTGGAAAGTCAGGTTACACGATATCTAGAGCATACCGAGTCTTTCACCAAGCAAAATCGGGAAGCAAATCTAAGCGTAGATAGCCGTACGGTGGGAGCAGAAAGAGTATCGAATCAATCACTAAAGTTGTTGAAACCTGTTAGCCAAGGTCTAGGAACAACATTGAGTTTTGGTGGAGAGAATGGATTTCATTCTGATGAAGGAAACAAAGTTAATACTGTGACTTCCCTGTCTGAGAACAGTCTATTCTCGAGCTCATTTTCGGAGTTCTTCACTCGGAAAT TGAGATTATCTTCAAACAATGCTCTGTATGGAAATTCGATTGATACTGTTGCCTCAGACTATGAGGAAGAGGAACCATTGGAGTCACTTGAAGAACTTGAGGCTCAAACCATTGGAAACCTTCTACCTGATGACGATGACTTGTTTTCGGGAGTGACTGAAGGACTTGATTCTATTGTCCAACCAAATGGTACAGAGGATGCAGAAGAGTTAGATGTTTTTAGCAGTATTGGAGGGATGGATTTAGGAGATGATGGTCCCGGTGTTCGAAAAAATTACGAGTTCCCTGAGAAAAGTCACCCGGGGTTATTGAATGGTTCAGTAGCAGGAGAACATCCTTCTAGAACACTGTTTGTGAGAAACATAAACAGTAATGTTGAAGATTCTGAATTAAAGGCTGTTTTCGAG CTATATGGTGAAATTCGCGCTCTTGACTCGGCTTGCAAGCATCGTGGTTTTGTTATGATCTCGTATTTTGATATTAGAGCAGCACAAAAGGCAATTGAAGCACTCCAAGATAGACCATTGAGGTCCAGGAAACTCGACATTCATTACTCGATTCCAAAG GACAATCCTTTGGAGAACGAAGAAAATCAAGGCACTCTAGTTGTGTTTAACCTTAATTCAACTGTTTCAAATGATGAAATTCGTTGCATATTTGGTGCTTACGGAGAAATCAAAGAG ATCTATGAAACACCGAAAAAAAGTCAACACAAATTCATTGAGTTTTATGATGTCAGAGCTTCCGAGGCTGCTCTTCATGCATTGAACAAGACTGAAATTGCTGGGAATCTCGTTGAGATTCAGCTTAGCTATCCTGAGAGTTTGAGAAGATG TTCAGTGCAACAGGTTCCTTCAGCAGGAAAGGATGAATGCTACCCTTACGAGCATGCATATAGTCCCTCTAATGATGCAAATTTGGCATTTTCCG TTGGGGCAAACTCGTCAAACAACATGGATATTGGAACTAGGTCGGGGTTGAACTCTGCTATAAAAGCCCCATTTTTGGAACCAACTGTTCATCATGGTATCTCTACTGGTGTTTCTAACAGTTTAACCTCCATGGTTAGAGCGGGATCAATTGGCAATCAATCTGTCATTGCTGAGTCGGATCACTTGCAAATGAAATTTGACATCCAAGGTGCTCCAGCTTTTTATCCTTATTCGCTACCGGAGTATCAAAACGGTTTAAGTAGAGCTATTCATTCAAGTTCCAAACCACTGGAAATAATCGATAATAAGTCGTTTTCCTTAGTTAGCTCAACGGGGCACTCATTTGAATACCGTAATGCAG GTTTTCCATCTGCCGGAAACGGGAGCCACCTTCCTGGACGTCATTGTTCGTGGAGTAACTCTTATCACCCCGAGCCTCCAAGTATGATGTGGCCTAACTCACCTTCCATGGTTAATGGAATTTATGCTGCTCGTCCCTCGGCACAGCTTCATGGACTTCCTACGGCTCACACGCTGAACACTGGTGTACCCGTAATTAACTACCATGTTGGATCGGCACCAACTGTTAATCCATCTCTTTGGGACCGGCGACATGCTTATGGAGGCGAATCTCCCAAGGCTTCTAGTTTTCATCTGGGTTCTCTTGGTAGTATGAGAG GACTGCAATTGCTTCACTCCAGGTCCCCATTATATAACGGAAGAGAGAACATCTTTCCGATTACGAAATCAGCTGGTTCTCCCCATGAACATGCTAGAAGCCGGAGGAATGAGGGCAGTATTAATGGGGCTGACAAGAAGCAGTACGAGCTTGATATCGAACGTATAATACGAGGGGAAGACAAGCGGACAACACTCATGTTGAAGAACATTCCTAACAA GTACACCTCGAAGATGCTTTTGGCTGCAATTGATGAACGCAGTGGAGGAACATATGATTTTGTTTATTTGCCGATCGATTTCAAG AATAAATGCAATGTGGGATATGCATTTATAAACATGATCGAACCGAGCCAAGTCATTACGTTTTATCAG GCATTCAATGGGAAAAAATGGGAGAAATTCAACAGCGAGAAGGTGGCTTCGCTTGCGTATGCTCGTATACAAGGGAAAGCAGCCCTTATTGCACATTTTCAGAACTCGAGCTTGATGAACGAAGACAAGAGATGCCGACCTATACTCTTTAACACCGACGGCCCTAATGCCGGTGATCAG GTGCCGTTTCCGGTAAGGGTTAATGTTCGAACTAGATCTGGAAAAGCAGCTCGTTCCTCTAACAATGAGGAGAATAATCCAGAAAGCCCTTCAAATTCGGAAAACGAAGCGAATTCATCTAACTGA